The segment CATACGCCGGCCCTTTTGCCGGTGAACACTCAAATGCTGTCGTAAGAGCCAGCGACCCAGCAGGAGTCCGCTGAGGCCAGCGGGCAGGGCGATCCCGACGTATCCGCGGGCAGTGTCCAGGCGGAATACGTAGGAGAAAATCGCAACAAACCCGAACAGCCAAAGAGAGGCGGCGGCTACGCGTTTGTACTCGTCAGGTCCGGACCCGAGAATTCGACTTTGCCTCGTGTTCCATGCTTCCAGCATCAGCCACCATGTGATGGCCAAGATTATAGATAACCAAACATAGCTCGAGTCTTGCCCAGAAACGGTAAAGCTCGAGTCCAAGCCGAACCGGATGCTGTAGGCACCCGCCAGCGCCCAAACGATGACAAAGGCGTCAACCATTCGAAGGGTACGTGAAGTACGTGATCTCCAATTTGCCTCTTGACTCAAAGAGTCCCCCATTTCAATGTGACCGCCGCTTGGACTTCTTAGTTACGGATCTCAGGCATATTCGCCCGGTACCAGTCAACCGTGGCCTTGATTCCTTCTTTCAAGTCAATGGAAGCAGACCACCCGGCTCTTGAAAGCTTGGAAACATCCAGCAGTTTTCGTGGCGTGCCATCCGGCTTGGAAGTGTCCCATTCGATAGTGCCTGAGAAACCGACAGCGTCTGCTACTATCTCGGCCAGTTCCTTGATGGTTACATCTGCCCCGGTGCCGACATTTACTTGTTCAGGACCGTCGTAGTTCTCCAGTAGATGGAAGCAGGCCGCAGCCATGTCGTCTACGTGAAGGAATTCCCGCCGCGGTGAGCCGGTGCCCCAGTTGGTGACTACAGGAGTCCCGGATTTAGCCGCTTCGTCGTAGCGACGAATCAGGGCGGGCAATACGTGCGAACCTTCGGGCGAAAAGTTGTCGCCGGGTCCATAGAGGTTGGTGGGCATGGCCGATATCCACGGGAGCCCGTATTGCCGGCGGACTGCCTGTACCTGCATGATGCCTGCGATTTTCGCGATTGCGTAGGCATCATTGGTGGGTTCAAGGTGGCCTGTGAGCAGCGAATCCTCACGGATTGGTTGCTCTGCGAACTTTGGATAGATGCAGGACGACCCCAAGAAGAGGAGGCGTTCGACACCGTGCTCGCGAGCCGCGTCGAGAACATTCACCTGGATCCGCAGATTGTCGCTGAGGAAGTCCACGGGATACGTGTTATTTGCAAGAATCCCGCCTACCTTCGCGGCAGCCAGCACCACGTAACGGGGCTTGCTCTTGGCAAAGAACTCGAAGACCGCATTCCGGTCCTTAAGATCCAGTTCGGTGGAAGACTTGCCCACAAGCTGGGCGAAGCCTTCGTTTTCCAAGTTGCGCCAAATTGCGGAGCCCACCAAGCCACGGTGTCCGGCTACATAAAACCTTGAGTTGCGGTCGAGTCTGCCAGGCGTGTATGAGACGGACTCAGACATCAGTTTTTCCAACTATCGAGATCTACGCCATCGATCCAGTGGTTGCCGGCGTGCTTTAGGGCCTCTATGTCAGCATCCACCATGATTCGGGCAAGCTCCGGCGTGTGAACGGTTGCTTTCCAGCCGAGTTTTTCCTGCGCCTTCGAGGCATCGCCTACAAGTGCGTCAACTTCCGTAGGACGCAGATAGCGCTCGTCAAACCGCACGTGGTCTTCCCAGTTCAGTCCTGCATGCTCGAACGAGATCTCCAGGAAGTCCCGAACGGTGTAGTTACCACCAGTTGCGAGGACGAAGTCCTCCGGTTCATCGGCCTGAAGCATGCGCCACATACCTTCAACGTATTCGGCCGCGTATCCCCAATCCCGCACGGCGTCTAGATTGCCCATATAGAGCAGATCTTGTTTGCCGGCCTTGATGGCGGCAACTGCGCGCGTAATCTTGCGGGTCACGAATGTCTCGCCACGACGTGGGGATTCATGGTTGAACAAGATTCCGTTCACCGCGAACATGCCGTAGGCCTCGCGGTAGTTCTTCGTGACCCAGTAGCTGTACACCTTGGCGGCCCCGTAAGGGGAGCGTGGGTAGAACGGCGTGTCTTCGTTTTGCGGGGGAGGAGTAGCACCGAACATTTCGGACGAAGAAGCCTGATAATACTTTGTCGCGATGCCCGACATGCGAACTGCCTCGAGGAGCCGGATGGAACCAACTCCGGTCGTGTCGCCGGTGTGCTCGGGCTCGTCGAACGAGACCCGAACATGCGACTGGGCCCCGAGGTTGTAAACCTCGTCCGGCTGGATTTCCGCTAGCAACGTGACGAGTCTCGCGCCATCGCTCAAGTCGCCGTAGTGGAGCAAGAGCTTTGCGTTGGGTTCGTGGGGATCGACGTAGAGGTGGTCGATCCTTGAAGTATTGAACGTCGATGCCCGGCGGATAAGTCCATGAACCTCATAGCCCTTACTCAGTAAGAGTTCTGCTAGGTAAGAGCCGTCCTGCCCGGTGATGCCGGTGATGAACGCGCGCTTGGTCATTCTTGCCCCCATGAATTGCAATAAAAGGAAAGTGTGGCTCAAAGACTGCGCTGCGATGCCAGCCTTGCCAAGAACTCATCATACTGGGCGATCGCGGCGCTTGCGGATAATGTGACTTGCCGGAAGTGCAAACCGTTGCGACCCATTTGACGGCATTTGTCGGGATCCGCCGTGAGCGCCTCTATGGCCGAGAGTAGTTTGTCCGGAGCTCCGGCCGGAACCGTGATGCCGCTCCCTGACGCCTGGATTTCGGAAGCCGTGACGCTGCCTTCATCGGTCGCCGCCACAACTGCTACTCCAGAGTTGAAGTACGAAGTCAATTTGCTTGGGACGGCCATATCCTTGACGCCGGGAAGCTCGTTAACGAGGAGGACGTCGGCCGCTGCCAGTGCGCGCTGA is part of the Arthrobacter methylotrophus genome and harbors:
- a CDS encoding GDP-L-fucose synthase, producing MSESVSYTPGRLDRNSRFYVAGHRGLVGSAIWRNLENEGFAQLVGKSSTELDLKDRNAVFEFFAKSKPRYVVLAAAKVGGILANNTYPVDFLSDNLRIQVNVLDAAREHGVERLLFLGSSCIYPKFAEQPIREDSLLTGHLEPTNDAYAIAKIAGIMQVQAVRRQYGLPWISAMPTNLYGPGDNFSPEGSHVLPALIRRYDEAAKSGTPVVTNWGTGSPRREFLHVDDMAAACFHLLENYDGPEQVNVGTGADVTIKELAEIVADAVGFSGTIEWDTSKPDGTPRKLLDVSKLSRAGWSASIDLKEGIKATVDWYRANMPEIRN
- the gmd gene encoding GDP-mannose 4,6-dehydratase; the encoded protein is MTKRAFITGITGQDGSYLAELLLSKGYEVHGLIRRASTFNTSRIDHLYVDPHEPNAKLLLHYGDLSDGARLVTLLAEIQPDEVYNLGAQSHVRVSFDEPEHTGDTTGVGSIRLLEAVRMSGIATKYYQASSSEMFGATPPPQNEDTPFYPRSPYGAAKVYSYWVTKNYREAYGMFAVNGILFNHESPRRGETFVTRKITRAVAAIKAGKQDLLYMGNLDAVRDWGYAAEYVEGMWRMLQADEPEDFVLATGGNYTVRDFLEISFEHAGLNWEDHVRFDERYLRPTEVDALVGDASKAQEKLGWKATVHTPELARIMVDADIEALKHAGNHWIDGVDLDSWKN